One window from the genome of Natronomonas pharaonis DSM 2160 encodes:
- a CDS encoding methyl-accepting chemotaxis protein gives MNPGEYVTSRYSRRLGVALGLTMAVTLAFAVLFGWHAAAGDTAELAIPALTGTAFVFTLNLGLLGLVLAGNVTVELQRLTDTAAAIEQGELDESVDSRRNDEIGSLFSAFDDMRLSLKTALEESEAAKQDAQAARQEAEQLNEALLEHADEIGTAMEDAAAGDFTTELDSDTDIDAIDRIAAAYDRMAADLSVTLDELRAFAADVEETSEDVAAEAADIAEMNREVAGDIRELADEIADQSEQLHAAVAETNDLSAAIEEVASTTDEVATQAADAAEVGAEGEQRAEDAIEAIENVGESVAELGSLIEQLEQQMDDVSETTELIDDIAEQTNILALNANIEAARAGGSGGGGADVGEGFAVVADEVKSLAEETQSAVGEIDGIVETAHADVRDVTAEMEATTEEVDQSVETVTEAGETFQSLTGTVEDIDTAMQDIAKATDEGASGTEEVAATIDSVRETADAVADRSRDLAEAADETAASMGDVQSATAGLADRTGDLRARLDTFSTRDSDGGAGTAQGAADDATADDGPATPGGTGDAAGAPVSDDGERDVGVAETDDTEAGTATDSDAAPAASGPEASADTEASAAPEAASDGGERRDT, from the coding sequence ATGAATCCAGGGGAGTACGTCACGAGCAGATACAGCCGGCGGCTCGGGGTGGCGCTGGGGCTGACGATGGCCGTGACGCTTGCGTTCGCCGTTCTGTTCGGCTGGCATGCTGCTGCAGGCGACACCGCGGAACTGGCGATTCCAGCATTGACCGGTACCGCGTTCGTTTTCACGCTCAACCTCGGGCTGTTGGGACTGGTGTTGGCCGGCAACGTCACCGTCGAACTCCAGCGGCTCACCGACACCGCCGCGGCTATCGAGCAGGGTGAACTCGACGAGTCGGTCGACTCACGCCGCAACGACGAAATCGGGTCGCTGTTTTCGGCGTTCGACGACATGCGCCTCTCGCTGAAAACGGCGCTCGAAGAGTCCGAGGCCGCAAAACAGGATGCCCAAGCCGCTCGGCAGGAGGCCGAACAGCTCAACGAGGCACTGTTGGAACACGCCGATGAAATCGGCACGGCGATGGAAGACGCCGCTGCGGGCGATTTCACCACCGAACTCGACAGCGACACCGACATCGACGCTATCGACCGCATCGCGGCCGCCTACGACCGGATGGCCGCTGACCTGTCGGTAACGCTCGATGAACTGCGGGCCTTCGCTGCCGACGTCGAGGAGACAAGCGAGGATGTCGCCGCGGAAGCAGCCGACATCGCCGAGATGAACCGCGAGGTCGCCGGGGATATCCGGGAGTTGGCCGACGAGATAGCCGACCAGTCCGAACAGCTCCACGCAGCCGTCGCCGAGACGAACGACCTTTCGGCGGCCATCGAGGAGGTCGCCTCGACAACCGATGAAGTCGCCACGCAGGCGGCCGACGCCGCAGAGGTCGGTGCTGAGGGCGAACAGCGTGCCGAAGACGCAATCGAGGCCATCGAGAATGTCGGCGAGTCGGTTGCCGAACTCGGTTCGCTCATCGAGCAACTCGAACAACAGATGGACGATGTCTCGGAAACGACGGAACTCATCGACGACATCGCCGAGCAGACGAACATCCTTGCGCTCAACGCCAACATCGAAGCCGCCCGCGCCGGTGGGAGCGGCGGTGGAGGGGCTGATGTCGGGGAAGGCTTTGCTGTCGTCGCCGATGAAGTCAAATCACTGGCTGAAGAGACGCAGTCGGCGGTTGGCGAAATCGACGGTATCGTCGAGACGGCACACGCCGACGTTCGTGACGTGACAGCCGAAATGGAGGCTACGACCGAAGAGGTAGACCAAAGTGTCGAGACGGTCACCGAAGCCGGCGAGACGTTCCAGAGCTTGACCGGCACCGTCGAAGACATCGACACAGCAATGCAGGACATCGCCAAAGCGACCGATGAAGGAGCAAGCGGTACCGAAGAGGTCGCCGCGACTATCGACAGCGTCCGGGAGACGGCTGACGCCGTCGCTGACCGCTCTCGGGACCTCGCGGAGGCGGCCGACGAGACCGCGGCATCGATGGGAGACGTCCAGTCGGCAACGGCGGGGCTTGCAGACCGGACCGGCGACCTCAGGGCTCGTCTTGATACCTTCTCCACACGGGACTCCGACGGCGGCGCCGGCACGGCACAGGGTGCTGCAGACGACGCTACCGCTGATGACGGGCCAGCGACGCCGGGGGGTACTGGCGATGCCGCCGGAGCCCCCGTCTCAGACGATGGCGAACGCGATGTCGGCGTTGCGGAAACAGATGATACCGAAGCGGGGACAGCCACCGATTCAGACGCCGCACCAGCCGCTTCGGGTCCGGAGGCATCTGCCGATACTGAGGCTTCCGCGGCCCCCGAGGCGGCATCGGACGGCGGGGAACGGCGCGATACGTAG
- a CDS encoding helix-turn-helix domain-containing protein: MSDHDAAVEPLPPSAKLVYKTLEYEGPMSQSQLADASLLPQRTVRHALRKLDAAGVVEESVCLMDARKSTYELREPESSDPDTVTA, translated from the coding sequence ATGTCCGACCACGACGCTGCGGTCGAACCGCTTCCCCCGAGCGCTAAGCTCGTCTACAAGACCCTCGAGTACGAGGGCCCGATGTCCCAATCACAGCTTGCGGACGCCTCGCTGCTCCCGCAGCGAACCGTCCGTCACGCGCTTCGCAAACTGGATGCAGCCGGCGTTGTTGAGGAATCTGTCTGTCTTATGGACGCCCGGAAATCGACGTACGAACTCCGCGAGCCGGAGAGCTCCGACCCCGATACTGTTACTGCGTGA
- a CDS encoding COG1361 S-layer family protein has protein sequence MTASGHRRVLTLAGAVVLVAVTLGAVGVADAQLNRGDPSLDVYLPDNEVDPGTEAELAVQIQNDADVSAGTGTEGVTTARAVEVEVTDDGPFEIPTEKTPIGSIADGTTGTANLNVRVPETIDPGTYEIDLRVRYSATRQESSVGDQRVRRSTRETVEVRIADGVRFDIDEVWTDVQPGTTGDATVVLENTGSETAYGARATVTGSGGVTIDDGAAEAFLGDLEAGDSEMVTVDAAVAEAVGGGPKPVEATLNYRDENGVERGSRTVDGSLDSLSAQSFSIEALEDTLAVGYDGRITGTVRNDGPKTLTDGVLVAEPASDSLFIEEQRVALSELAPGETESFVYPTDVSGQAEAGPRQVRFTLEYADGGRTTASVGPVSERVVVDDQRDAFTITSEDIRIQQGSTEVISLTLTNERPETLSNLNARLYTDSPLSSGSDEGFINELAPGESDDVRFEVSASSRGMPNTYRVEIDIQYDTERGDTVLSRTYQHPVEVEERTDDGDDGPSLLLIALVVAALVGAGIWWRRRD, from the coding sequence ATGACCGCAAGCGGCCACAGGCGAGTGCTGACACTAGCCGGGGCCGTCGTACTCGTCGCCGTGACGCTCGGGGCCGTCGGCGTCGCCGACGCACAGCTCAACCGCGGTGACCCGTCGCTCGATGTCTACCTCCCGGACAACGAGGTCGACCCGGGCACTGAAGCCGAACTCGCCGTCCAGATACAGAACGACGCCGATGTGAGTGCCGGCACCGGTACTGAAGGCGTGACGACGGCACGGGCAGTCGAAGTCGAGGTGACAGATGACGGCCCCTTCGAGATACCGACCGAGAAGACGCCCATCGGGTCGATAGCCGATGGGACGACCGGGACAGCCAATCTCAATGTCCGTGTTCCAGAAACCATCGACCCCGGAACCTACGAAATCGACTTGCGCGTTCGGTACTCGGCGACGAGACAAGAAAGCAGCGTCGGCGACCAGCGGGTTCGCCGAAGCACCCGCGAGACCGTCGAGGTTCGTATCGCCGACGGCGTCCGGTTCGACATCGACGAAGTCTGGACGGATGTCCAACCCGGGACGACCGGCGATGCGACGGTCGTCTTGGAAAACACCGGCAGCGAAACCGCGTACGGCGCTCGCGCAACAGTGACTGGCAGCGGCGGCGTCACCATCGACGACGGTGCTGCAGAGGCGTTCCTCGGTGACTTGGAGGCCGGCGACAGTGAGATGGTCACCGTCGACGCCGCGGTCGCCGAAGCGGTCGGCGGGGGTCCGAAGCCGGTAGAGGCCACCCTCAACTATCGGGACGAGAACGGCGTCGAACGTGGAAGCCGGACGGTCGACGGCAGCCTCGACTCGCTTTCGGCGCAGTCGTTCAGCATCGAGGCCCTCGAGGACACGCTCGCGGTCGGCTACGATGGCCGGATAACCGGAACGGTCAGGAACGACGGCCCGAAGACGCTGACCGACGGTGTACTGGTCGCTGAGCCGGCCAGTGACTCGCTTTTCATCGAGGAACAGCGCGTCGCGCTGTCCGAATTGGCTCCCGGGGAGACAGAGTCGTTCGTCTACCCGACCGATGTCAGCGGGCAGGCTGAAGCCGGGCCACGGCAGGTTCGGTTCACGCTGGAGTACGCTGACGGAGGCCGAACAACCGCATCCGTCGGGCCGGTCTCGGAACGTGTTGTCGTCGACGACCAGCGGGATGCGTTCACCATCACCAGCGAAGACATCCGCATCCAGCAAGGCAGTACCGAGGTGATTTCGCTGACGTTGACGAACGAACGACCGGAGACGCTCAGCAACCTCAACGCGCGGCTTTACACCGATAGCCCGCTGTCATCCGGCAGCGACGAGGGATTCATCAACGAACTCGCTCCGGGCGAGTCCGACGATGTTCGGTTCGAGGTAAGCGCCAGCAGCCGCGGGATGCCGAACACCTACCGGGTCGAAATCGACATCCAGTACGACACGGAGCGTGGCGATACCGTCCTCTCGCGGACCTACCAGCATCCTGTCGAGGTCGAAGAGCGCACCGACGACGGCGACGACGGTCCCTCACTGCTTCTGATAGCCCTTGTCGTCGCTGCCCTCGTCGGCGCGGGCATCTGGTGGCGACGGCGGGACTGA
- a CDS encoding efflux RND transporter permease subunit: protein MADGDTPDAGDDFDRDDSLVPDAGAGKDPDRDQHPWLQRINSLITARPWAIVAVFLAVTVLFIGGLGAGGDQQAGTDQFTEELEEADALEDMEENFERGTRSTGGSSATLFIDEGNVLSKDSLLRMLEAQHRLETHDRLRVTSTTSPASLTAQQLDPDADSAEEKQRAVRRASPGQLRTAVNDADEAASLPVSTDFNRADPSASVAQLAVSYDTPPMADDSDRASLQFRTVDVVAGVDGYEPGENVVVFADAIIDQEVNQLLTDTAVLVFPAALLLIIFFLIVAYRDPIDLGLGIAALLMTLVWTFGFMGYANIPFSDSLVTVFPLLLAVGIDFGIHIINRYREERLAGAEITDAMDITVRQLSAAFLIVTLTTVISFMANLTSSLDQLQDFGIVAAVGMVFTFLIFGVFLPAGKVAFDGLREGTRFPTFGTRPLGREESILGRILPVGATAAKVAPAVVLVSALVIGGVGGAYGTGVDTEFSQEAFFPDEERIETLQVLPEPFAPSQYTFMSVLNYLEEDFDQGFVGSVTVYIEDRAVRSDVALEDIDRALQDPPEAFVSEERRADATSIVGVMESRAAADPEFAATVERYDTTNTGVPDRNVDTVYEELFDSPAEDEALGSLTRDRSATRIQYQLDADTDQTEATAAAETVADGMRMDAIPTGQLVVNQVVIDRITDSAITSLIVAFLLTAVFLMVSYRWLEGRAIYGLINLVPVLVTVGVLAGSMRYFGVPLTPFNAPILSVSIGLGVDYTVHFMHRFVDEYEGGRDVHEALRVTAQGTGGALTGSMLTTVCGLGVLYIAVIPLIAEFGLLLALGVLYAYLASILVLPATVVVWHYLETDLLAGVGDYITNR from the coding sequence ATGGCCGACGGCGATACCCCGGACGCCGGTGACGATTTCGACCGCGATGACAGCTTGGTTCCGGATGCCGGTGCCGGAAAAGACCCCGACAGAGACCAACACCCGTGGCTGCAGCGAATCAACTCGCTCATCACCGCACGTCCGTGGGCCATCGTTGCGGTCTTCCTTGCGGTGACTGTGCTGTTTATTGGGGGTTTGGGCGCTGGCGGCGACCAGCAGGCCGGTACCGACCAGTTCACGGAGGAACTGGAGGAGGCCGACGCCTTGGAGGACATGGAGGAAAACTTCGAACGGGGAACCAGGTCAACCGGCGGCAGCAGCGCGACGCTGTTTATCGACGAGGGGAACGTCCTCTCGAAGGACAGCCTCCTGCGGATGTTGGAGGCACAACACCGGCTGGAGACCCACGACCGGCTGCGAGTCACCTCGACGACCAGTCCCGCATCACTCACCGCCCAACAGCTTGACCCCGACGCCGACAGCGCCGAGGAAAAACAGCGGGCGGTCAGGCGGGCCTCGCCGGGGCAGCTCCGGACCGCAGTCAACGACGCCGACGAAGCCGCATCGCTGCCGGTCAGTACTGATTTCAACCGTGCTGACCCCTCTGCGTCGGTCGCACAGCTCGCGGTCAGCTATGACACGCCGCCGATGGCGGACGACAGCGACCGCGCATCGCTGCAGTTCCGCACCGTCGATGTCGTCGCCGGCGTCGACGGCTACGAGCCGGGCGAAAACGTCGTCGTCTTCGCCGATGCCATCATCGACCAGGAAGTAAACCAACTGCTGACCGACACCGCAGTGCTCGTGTTCCCGGCTGCCCTCCTGCTCATCATCTTTTTCCTCATCGTCGCCTACCGTGACCCGATTGACCTCGGGTTGGGCATCGCCGCACTCCTGATGACGCTCGTCTGGACGTTCGGTTTCATGGGGTATGCCAATATCCCGTTCTCCGACTCGCTGGTCACCGTTTTCCCGCTGTTGCTCGCGGTCGGTATCGACTTCGGCATCCATATCATCAACAGGTATCGCGAAGAGCGGCTTGCCGGGGCGGAAATCACTGACGCGATGGATATTACAGTCCGACAGCTCTCTGCGGCGTTTCTCATCGTCACGCTCACGACCGTCATCAGCTTCATGGCGAACCTCACTAGCTCGCTGGACCAGTTGCAGGACTTCGGTATCGTCGCTGCCGTCGGCATGGTGTTTACCTTCCTCATTTTCGGCGTCTTCCTGCCGGCCGGTAAGGTTGCCTTCGACGGCCTCCGCGAGGGGACTCGGTTCCCGACGTTCGGTACCCGGCCGCTCGGTCGCGAGGAATCCATCCTCGGCCGGATACTGCCCGTCGGGGCGACAGCGGCGAAGGTCGCCCCGGCAGTCGTATTGGTGTCGGCGCTCGTCATCGGCGGCGTCGGGGGTGCATACGGGACCGGCGTCGACACGGAGTTCTCACAGGAGGCGTTCTTCCCCGACGAGGAGCGTATCGAGACGCTACAAGTGCTCCCCGAGCCGTTCGCACCCTCTCAGTATACGTTCATGTCGGTGCTCAACTATCTTGAGGAAGACTTCGACCAGGGCTTTGTCGGCAGCGTCACCGTCTATATTGAAGACAGGGCCGTCCGCTCGGATGTCGCACTCGAGGACATCGACCGAGCACTACAGGACCCGCCGGAGGCGTTTGTGTCCGAAGAACGACGCGCCGACGCGACGAGCATCGTCGGCGTCATGGAGTCGCGTGCGGCCGCCGACCCGGAGTTTGCCGCGACCGTCGAACGATACGATACGACGAACACCGGGGTCCCGGACCGGAACGTCGACACCGTCTACGAGGAACTGTTCGACTCGCCGGCTGAAGACGAAGCCCTCGGCTCCCTGACGCGGGACCGAAGCGCCACGCGCATCCAGTATCAACTTGACGCCGATACCGACCAGACCGAGGCGACAGCGGCCGCGGAGACGGTCGCCGATGGGATGCGGATGGACGCTATCCCGACCGGGCAACTGGTCGTCAATCAGGTCGTTATCGACCGCATTACCGACTCGGCTATTACCAGCCTCATCGTCGCGTTCCTGCTGACAGCGGTGTTTCTCATGGTCTCCTACCGGTGGCTCGAAGGGCGGGCAATCTACGGGCTCATCAATCTCGTGCCGGTGCTCGTGACTGTCGGCGTACTCGCCGGGTCAATGCGCTACTTCGGAGTGCCGCTGACGCCGTTCAACGCGCCGATACTCTCGGTGTCTATCGGGCTCGGCGTCGACTATACGGTCCACTTCATGCACCGCTTCGTCGACGAGTACGAGGGCGGCCGGGATGTCCACGAGGCGCTCCGGGTGACCGCACAGGGCACTGGCGGTGCGCTGACCGGCAGCATGTTGACGACCGTCTGCGGGCTAGGCGTTCTCTATATCGCTGTCATCCCGCTCATCGCAGAGTTCGGGCTGCTGTTGGCGCTCGGCGTCCTCTATGCGTATCTGGCATCGATTCTCGTGCTCCCAGCGACGGTCGTCGTCTGGCACTACCTCGAAACCGACCTGCTGGCCGGCGTTGGTGACTACATTACAAACAGATAA
- a CDS encoding G protein-coupled receptor family protein yields MTEALATDATVYRLFAAAYAVAAVVVLAATTRLPDRHRKYGYAFVGLFSLTAITSVVWSAGFGAVNGAGIPRLLEDYVAYLGIFAAIAYIGGASRRIIVLTAASMFAIRTFFELGSVLDGALGLAMLSLVVVGFVVLTSLLLWLGRQSRGTISESRYLLFWKTRNLLLFLFGMLIIVAVLPILGVLDGFSGNILVEYVDLLIRAGFAGFVLNNLDVLDERSAGGAVDLGDTSAAAAD; encoded by the coding sequence ATGACTGAAGCGCTGGCAACCGACGCGACAGTCTACCGCCTGTTCGCGGCAGCGTATGCTGTCGCTGCTGTTGTCGTGTTGGCTGCGACGACCCGGCTACCAGACCGGCACCGGAAGTATGGCTACGCGTTTGTCGGGCTGTTCAGTCTTACAGCAATCACATCAGTCGTGTGGTCGGCGGGGTTCGGCGCTGTCAACGGGGCCGGGATTCCGCGGCTGCTTGAGGACTACGTCGCTTACCTCGGCATCTTCGCCGCTATCGCGTATATCGGCGGTGCCAGCCGACGCATTATTGTGCTCACTGCGGCGTCGATGTTTGCCATCCGGACGTTCTTCGAACTCGGGTCAGTTCTTGATGGAGCACTCGGCTTGGCGATGCTCTCGCTGGTGGTCGTCGGGTTCGTGGTTCTAACCAGCCTGCTTCTCTGGCTCGGTCGACAGAGCCGCGGTACGATTTCGGAGTCCCGATACCTCCTGTTCTGGAAGACTCGAAACCTGCTCTTGTTCCTGTTCGGGATGCTCATCATCGTCGCGGTACTGCCTATTCTGGGTGTTCTTGATGGGTTTAGCGGCAACATCCTTGTCGAGTACGTCGACCTCCTCATCCGGGCCGGCTTCGCCGGCTTCGTGCTGAACAACCTCGACGTCCTCGATGAGCGGTCGGCCGGTGGAGCGGTCGACCTCGGCGACACGTCGGCTGCAGCCGCCGACTGA
- a CDS encoding methyl-accepting chemotaxis protein, whose translation MLDYVTKRYSRRIGLGLATTLVATAAFMAVFRAHALAVGEPAAVSSALIGSAIVLVLNLGVLGLVLSGNLTVELSRLIDNAERIGDGELDRVAESDRNDELGTLFSAFDDMRLSLKTAFEESEAAKQDAQQAKQEAEQLSQQLVDHAEDIGDAMEQTADGDLSQRLSADADIEAINRITTAYNEMVTDLGDVIVELRAFAADVEDSTVDISEEAAGLADENQSLADDIRQLADEMTEQANSLQNAQGETDQLAASVEEIASTTDEVSNQAESAADIGIEGREQAEEAIEAMGEIQSSMQELRSLTESLETEMDDVAETTELIDDIAEQTNILALNANIEAARAGNDGAGDGSTEGFAVVADEIKSLAGETQTAVTEIEGTIDDARQDALDVSEQMGRTMSELEDSSETVTTANETLQSITATVEDVDTAMKDVANATDEGAASAEEVAATISQVEDDALDVAETSKNLADAAEAAAETMTVSAQSVSELADRTAELRAKLDQFDVATSTASEEPTATPAGGPGAATTADNTEVTGDD comes from the coding sequence ATGCTCGATTACGTTACGAAACGGTACAGCAGACGCATTGGCCTTGGGCTCGCGACAACGCTCGTTGCGACCGCCGCGTTCATGGCGGTGTTCCGGGCCCACGCCCTCGCTGTCGGCGAGCCGGCGGCGGTCAGCTCCGCGCTCATCGGGTCCGCCATCGTGCTGGTGCTCAACCTCGGCGTGCTCGGCCTCGTGCTCTCGGGGAACCTGACCGTCGAACTGTCGCGACTCATCGACAACGCCGAACGCATCGGCGACGGTGAACTCGACCGGGTCGCCGAGTCGGACCGAAACGACGAACTCGGGACGCTGTTTTCGGCGTTCGATGATATGCGGCTCTCGCTGAAGACAGCGTTTGAGGAATCGGAGGCGGCAAAACAGGACGCACAGCAAGCCAAGCAGGAGGCCGAACAGCTCAGCCAGCAGCTCGTCGACCACGCCGAAGACATCGGGGACGCAATGGAGCAAACTGCAGACGGTGACCTCTCCCAGCGGCTGTCGGCCGATGCTGACATCGAGGCGATAAACCGCATCACAACCGCCTACAACGAGATGGTGACCGACCTCGGGGACGTCATCGTTGAGTTGCGAGCCTTCGCCGCCGATGTCGAGGATTCGACAGTCGACATTTCGGAGGAAGCCGCAGGCCTCGCCGACGAGAACCAGTCGCTCGCTGACGACATTCGGCAGCTAGCCGACGAGATGACAGAGCAGGCCAACAGCCTCCAGAACGCACAGGGTGAGACCGACCAGTTGGCCGCCAGCGTCGAAGAAATCGCCTCAACGACCGACGAGGTCAGCAATCAGGCTGAATCGGCGGCCGATATCGGTATCGAAGGCCGCGAGCAGGCCGAGGAAGCCATCGAAGCGATGGGTGAGATACAGTCGTCGATGCAGGAGCTTCGGTCGCTCACGGAGTCGCTGGAGACGGAGATGGACGACGTCGCCGAGACAACGGAGCTCATCGACGACATCGCCGAGCAGACGAACATCCTCGCGCTCAACGCCAACATCGAGGCCGCCCGCGCCGGCAACGACGGAGCTGGCGACGGGTCCACCGAGGGATTCGCCGTCGTCGCCGACGAAATCAAGTCGCTGGCCGGCGAGACACAGACAGCGGTCACCGAAATCGAAGGCACGATAGATGACGCCCGACAGGATGCGCTGGACGTCTCCGAGCAGATGGGCCGAACGATGAGCGAACTCGAAGACAGCAGCGAGACGGTCACGACTGCAAACGAGACCCTGCAGTCGATTACCGCCACCGTAGAGGACGTCGACACGGCGATGAAAGACGTCGCCAACGCGACCGACGAAGGGGCCGCAAGCGCTGAAGAGGTCGCCGCAACCATCAGTCAGGTCGAAGACGACGCGCTCGATGTCGCTGAAACCTCGAAGAACCTTGCCGACGCGGCGGAGGCGGCCGCCGAGACGATGACAGTTTCGGCCCAGTCGGTCTCGGAACTGGCCGACAGAACCGCCGAACTCAGAGCGAAACTCGACCAGTTCGATGTCGCAACGTCGACAGCGAGCGAGGAACCGACGGCAACGCCCGCCGGCGGCCCGGGAGCGGCTACGACCGCCGACAACACGGAGGTGACCGGCGATGACTGA
- a CDS encoding SCO family protein, which produces MTQPDGRSSSALSRRQYLAAFGAAGAVSAAGCLGDVFGGGDAAVVLDEPSDELDSDHLPYPTHGESFPDFELPDPIAGETISTDSETLADQTLIVTGFYAFCPAECLLLIGSMAETQRVVVNDGYADDVTFLPITFDPERDTPEELDDYADEMNVDRDAGNWRFLRPEDEAEARAVVDEKLAINYEQDDGAGDTYEFIHNTLTYLVNPDRYVERVYRDDDLPVETLADEAMTVADAY; this is translated from the coding sequence ATGACCCAGCCTGACGGTCGCTCCTCGTCCGCCCTCTCCCGCCGGCAGTATCTCGCCGCGTTCGGTGCCGCAGGCGCTGTCAGCGCCGCCGGCTGTCTCGGCGACGTATTCGGCGGCGGGGACGCCGCTGTCGTTCTCGACGAACCGAGCGACGAACTCGACAGCGACCACCTCCCGTATCCGACCCACGGTGAGTCGTTCCCGGATTTCGAACTTCCTGACCCGATTGCAGGCGAGACGATTTCGACCGACAGCGAGACACTCGCCGACCAGACGCTCATTGTGACCGGATTCTACGCGTTTTGTCCCGCCGAGTGCCTGCTTCTCATCGGGTCGATGGCCGAAACCCAACGTGTTGTCGTCAACGACGGCTACGCCGACGATGTCACATTCCTTCCGATTACGTTCGACCCGGAGCGTGACACACCTGAAGAACTGGACGATTACGCCGACGAGATGAACGTCGACCGCGATGCCGGTAACTGGCGGTTCCTCCGTCCCGAAGACGAAGCGGAGGCTCGGGCAGTGGTCGATGAAAAACTCGCCATCAACTACGAGCAGGACGACGGTGCCGGCGACACCTACGAGTTCATCCACAACACGCTTACGTACCTCGTCAACCCCGACCGGTACGTCGAGCGAGTCTACCGCGACGACGACCTCCCGGTCGAGACGCTCGCCGACGAGGCGATGACCGTCGCTGACGCCTACTAA
- a CDS encoding sulfite exporter TauE/SafE family protein has translation MLSVQTCNDPSVSAVPGTETLSLGVFALVGLLAGAHCLGMCGPLVTVYSDRLGNDGRRDVLTLRQVRQHALFNLGRAVSYGLIGGIAGLAGSLVFVEAGHLTTAATEIHATMGLVVGLAIVGIGIAYIRHGGAGLPHLTIPLLGGQFSRLQQGMVARVDRWVAGPRIAGLGAVHGLFPCPIIYPAYLYAFVQASPAGGAAALVVLGLGTVPSLFLYGTLLGGLSATTRQRLHRLLGVAFVVLGYIPLQHGLAAMGVPLPHPPIPYYSPF, from the coding sequence GTGCTGTCGGTTCAGACCTGCAACGACCCGAGCGTCTCCGCAGTGCCGGGAACGGAAACACTTAGCCTCGGTGTCTTTGCGCTTGTCGGGCTGTTGGCCGGCGCCCACTGCCTCGGGATGTGTGGGCCGCTCGTGACCGTGTACTCGGACCGCCTCGGGAACGACGGACGACGGGATGTACTAACACTCCGGCAGGTGCGTCAGCATGCACTCTTCAATCTCGGGCGAGCGGTGAGCTACGGTCTCATTGGCGGCATTGCCGGGCTCGCCGGAAGCCTCGTCTTCGTCGAAGCGGGGCATTTGACCACTGCGGCAACCGAAATCCACGCCACGATGGGGCTCGTCGTCGGACTCGCCATCGTCGGTATCGGCATCGCCTACATCCGCCACGGCGGCGCGGGGCTTCCACATCTCACCATTCCCCTGCTGGGCGGGCAGTTTTCCCGGCTCCAACAGGGGATGGTCGCCCGCGTCGACCGCTGGGTTGCGGGACCCCGCATCGCTGGGCTCGGTGCGGTCCACGGACTGTTTCCGTGCCCGATTATTTATCCGGCATATCTGTACGCGTTCGTGCAGGCCTCGCCGGCCGGCGGTGCAGCGGCGCTGGTCGTGCTCGGCCTCGGAACAGTGCCGTCGCTTTTCCTCTACGGGACACTTCTCGGAGGCCTCTCTGCGACGACCCGTCAGCGACTCCACCGGCTGCTCGGCGTGGCCTTTGTCGTGCTCGGCTACATTCCGCTCCAGCACGGGCTCGCGGCGATGGGGGTTCCGCTCCCGCATCCACCGATTCCGTACTACAGCCCGTTCTAG